One window of Pyrus communis chromosome 12, drPyrComm1.1, whole genome shotgun sequence genomic DNA carries:
- the LOC137709902 gene encoding uncharacterized protein — protein MACLVLPISMLKKRCMGSRLHGYRPLTKDGFGNSENPVIVVVGKEKKEFLVDPLVLEENPFRVLMETMNKDKKVENFDDRTGKGSRMVFVDVDSILFEHMLWLMYNDWSSLFELNLKEIIDFYAQDY, from the coding sequence ATGGCTTGCTTGGTCTTGCCAATCTCAATGCTGAAAAAGAGGTGCATGGGGTCACGGCTACACGGCTACCGGCCCTTAACCAAAGATGGGTTCGGCAACTCAGAGAATCCAGTGATCGTGGTCgtggggaaggagaagaaggagttCTTGGTAGACCCATTAGTACTAGAAGAGAACCCTTTTCGGGTTTTGATGGAGACGATGAACAAGGACAAGAAGGTGGAGAATTTTGATGATCGGACTGGTAAGGGAAGTAGGATGGTTTTTGTGGATGTTGATTCTATTCTGTTCGAGCACATGTTGTGGTTGATGTATAATGATTGGTCTTCTTTGTTTGAGCTCAATCTTAAGGAAATTATTGACTTCTATGCTCAAGATTATTAG